The genome window TATTCGGAATCCGAAATCGTGTAGCCGAGTTCGTGGTCGATCCAATATACGCAATCGCTGCATTTTCCGTCGAGCAGTTTGAAAGCGAGATAGTCGCCAGCACCATTGTCAGAGAATGGCAAGATCGTTGTTCCGATGCCGTCGACGAAATCCGATTCACGCCACAGGTTCCAATCGCTGTTGGGATCGAATGAATAAATCTGTGAATAGAGGAAGTCTCCCGCACCATA of Novipirellula aureliae contains these proteins:
- a CDS encoding SMI1/KNR4 family protein, which encodes MDDVELDFMIAHIRDKSKSFDGDHVLRDAPMSEDRITELERERNIVLNRQYRRFLMTYGAGDFLYSQIYSFDPNSDWNLWRESDFVDGIGTTILPFSDNGAGDYLAFKLLDGKCSDCVYWIDHELGYTISDSEYEDFNKWVAECALQT